A window of Longispora fulva contains these coding sequences:
- a CDS encoding S8 family peptidase, translating into MLHSPVRRTLLIGVTVALAMAGATSAWAAVGRSPAPVADPAPPRADTPYNSKRGTFVAPDQATVAAAQRAGWAAGTRAYFVISAPADVAAAEKAVTDNSGTVFASYDAIGVQVAHSTSTGFAAAVRQVAGVQKVGATRTSDVPPAAYNPTIPASPSQSTGTTTESTRWDMTMVNADKAWAVNPGSSDVVVGDLDTGVDDQHQDLKPNFDAARSVSCAYGRTDTREGAWRPVQEHGTHTAGTIAAAKNGKGVIGVAPGVRIASVRIAEPEGQNLFFPENTVCGFMWSADKGIKVTNNSYYTDPWLFNCPSDPDQGAILEASKRAVAYAEGKGVINVAAAGNESYDLADKKSDSKSPDDSTTTNRSVTNDCLQIPGELPGVISVSSIDDQKAKSSFSNYGTGKIHVTAPGSNVYSTTPGGNYSTMSGTSMASPHVAGVMALIASANPGISPADARAKLATQAMDLPCRSSDFSCTGSAGLNSYYGEGIADAAKAVGGGTSPSPSPTASPTTSPSPSPTTSPSPTTSPSPTPPGSCTVAAWSASTIYWSDDQVAYQGRRWKALQLNYNQRPGTSGPWGVVWQDLGPC; encoded by the coding sequence GTGTTGCACAGTCCTGTCCGCCGAACACTCCTGATCGGCGTCACCGTCGCCCTGGCCATGGCCGGCGCGACCTCCGCGTGGGCCGCCGTCGGCCGGTCGCCGGCACCGGTCGCCGACCCCGCCCCGCCCCGGGCCGACACGCCCTACAACTCCAAGCGGGGCACGTTCGTGGCCCCCGACCAGGCGACGGTCGCCGCCGCTCAGCGGGCCGGCTGGGCCGCCGGTACCCGCGCGTACTTCGTGATCTCCGCACCCGCCGACGTGGCCGCGGCGGAGAAGGCCGTGACCGACAACAGCGGCACGGTCTTCGCCTCCTACGACGCGATCGGCGTCCAGGTCGCGCACTCCACCTCGACCGGCTTCGCCGCTGCCGTCCGCCAGGTCGCCGGCGTGCAGAAGGTCGGGGCGACCCGCACCTCCGACGTGCCGCCCGCCGCCTACAACCCCACGATCCCAGCGTCCCCGAGCCAGTCCACCGGCACCACCACCGAGTCGACCCGCTGGGACATGACCATGGTCAACGCCGACAAGGCGTGGGCCGTCAACCCGGGATCCTCCGACGTCGTCGTCGGTGACCTCGACACCGGCGTCGACGACCAGCACCAGGACCTCAAGCCCAACTTCGACGCGGCGCGCTCGGTGTCGTGCGCCTACGGCAGGACCGACACCCGCGAGGGCGCCTGGCGTCCCGTGCAGGAACACGGCACCCACACCGCCGGCACCATCGCCGCGGCCAAGAACGGCAAGGGCGTCATCGGCGTCGCACCGGGCGTGCGGATCGCCTCGGTCCGGATCGCCGAACCCGAGGGTCAGAACCTGTTCTTCCCGGAGAACACCGTCTGCGGGTTCATGTGGTCGGCGGACAAGGGCATCAAGGTCACCAACAACAGCTACTACACCGACCCGTGGCTGTTCAACTGCCCCAGCGACCCCGACCAGGGCGCGATCCTCGAGGCGTCCAAGCGGGCCGTCGCCTACGCCGAGGGCAAGGGCGTCATCAACGTCGCCGCCGCCGGCAACGAGTCCTACGACCTGGCTGACAAGAAGTCCGACAGCAAGAGCCCCGACGACTCGACGACCACCAACCGTTCGGTCACCAACGACTGCCTGCAGATCCCCGGCGAACTGCCCGGCGTCATCTCGGTGTCGTCGATCGACGACCAGAAGGCCAAGTCCTCCTTCTCCAACTACGGCACCGGGAAGATCCACGTCACCGCCCCCGGCAGCAACGTGTACTCCACCACGCCCGGCGGAAACTACTCCACCATGAGCGGCACCTCCATGGCCTCCCCGCACGTCGCCGGGGTCATGGCGCTCATCGCCAGCGCCAACCCCGGCATCTCCCCGGCCGACGCCCGGGCGAAACTCGCCACCCAGGCCATGGACCTGCCCTGCCGGTCGTCGGACTTCTCCTGCACCGGATCCGCGGGATTGAACTCCTACTACGGCGAGGGCATCGCCGACGCCGCCAAGGCGGTCGGGGGCGGCACGTCCCCGTCGCCGAGCCCCACCGCGTCCCCGACCACGTCCCCGAGCCCGAGTCCGACCACGTCTCCGAGCCCGACCACCAGTCCCAGCCCGACCCCGCCCGGGTCGTGCACGGTCGCGGCCTGGAGTGCGAGCACGATCTACTGGAGCGATGATCAGGTCGCCTACCAGGGCCGCAGGTGGAAGGCCCTGCAGCTCAACTACAACCAGCGGCCCGGCACCTCCGGGCCGTGGGGAGTGGTGTGGCAGGATCTCGGTCCCTGCTGA
- a CDS encoding polysaccharide lyase 8 family protein — MGLSQTPARAADEYDTLRQRWAGLLVGTGYDPAVEPFATQLANQAQIAGQYRTAMAPTGTTALWPDLPLGSVSANVTASYRRLNVLTLAWAMPGTALTGDPGLLADIRTGLDYLGAHAYTAGGTSYNNWWDWQIGTPQTLLGILCVLADQLSGAQIATWLAAVDHYIPDSRYDSYSGTSTGANRVDLCMSTALRGILGRDAAKVALARDALSPVFPYVTAGDGFYRDGSFIQHTVIPYAGAYGAVLINALAELLSLLAGSTWAVTDPNRQIFLDTVERSYAPFLFNGLVMDGVTGRGISRGIATLDPLRIQGDDHRRGHSVINGILVLADAASPAERARWRGLAKGWYQRDYWSPPLADLTLAVPALARAKAVLDDTSVSPIAEPVGSRIFGGMDRVTHRRPGWALAISMCSTRTSFYEHGNGENVRGWHTSNGMVYTWGATTGNGQFSDAFWPTVDPYRLPGTTVSRKPLPDAAGPAWGGLMPTARWAGGATDGEYAVVGQSCQGAQSTLQAKKSWICLDDTVICLGAGITSTDGYAVESIVDNRNLGSGTGTQAFLVNGTAQLTTVGSSGTFTATSWAHNPFAGYVFPGGATIKGVREDRTGAWHDINVNGATTALSRKYLTLWVDHGTNPTNGSYAYQLMPVATSAATQARAADPGWMTILNNTRYQQAVQIPSKGVTAINYWSVPLGPIGGVMVDQPCAVLVRVTGNQATVCLADPQQNVGEVTLTWNRAVSAVTSRDSTVTVVSTGASLVLKVTTAGSAGATHKATVTLS, encoded by the coding sequence GTGGGACTTTCTCAGACTCCGGCCCGGGCGGCCGACGAGTACGACACCCTGCGCCAGCGCTGGGCGGGCCTTCTGGTAGGAACCGGTTACGACCCCGCGGTCGAGCCCTTCGCGACCCAGTTGGCCAACCAGGCCCAGATCGCAGGCCAGTACCGGACGGCGATGGCCCCGACCGGCACCACCGCGCTGTGGCCGGACCTGCCGCTCGGCTCGGTCTCGGCCAACGTCACGGCCAGTTACCGTCGACTCAACGTGCTGACCCTCGCCTGGGCGATGCCGGGCACCGCGCTGACCGGCGACCCGGGCCTGCTCGCCGACATCAGGACCGGCCTGGACTACCTGGGCGCCCACGCCTACACGGCGGGCGGCACCAGCTACAACAACTGGTGGGACTGGCAGATCGGCACGCCGCAGACCCTGCTGGGCATCCTGTGCGTCCTCGCCGACCAGCTGAGCGGTGCCCAGATCGCCACCTGGTTGGCGGCGGTGGACCACTACATCCCGGACTCGCGGTATGACAGCTACTCGGGGACCAGTACCGGGGCGAACCGGGTCGACCTGTGCATGAGCACGGCGCTGCGCGGCATCCTCGGCCGCGACGCCGCGAAGGTCGCCCTGGCCCGTGACGCCCTGTCGCCGGTGTTCCCGTACGTTACGGCCGGTGACGGGTTCTACCGGGACGGCTCGTTCATCCAGCACACGGTCATCCCGTACGCCGGAGCCTACGGCGCCGTGCTGATCAACGCGCTGGCCGAGCTGTTGTCGCTGCTGGCCGGCTCGACCTGGGCGGTCACCGACCCGAACCGGCAGATCTTCCTCGACACGGTGGAGAGGTCCTACGCGCCGTTCCTGTTCAACGGCCTGGTCATGGACGGCGTCACCGGCCGGGGTATCAGCCGGGGGATCGCGACGCTGGACCCGTTGCGGATCCAGGGTGACGACCACCGCCGGGGCCACAGTGTCATCAACGGCATCCTGGTCCTCGCTGACGCGGCCTCCCCGGCGGAGCGGGCCCGGTGGCGGGGGCTGGCCAAGGGCTGGTACCAGCGCGACTACTGGAGCCCGCCCCTGGCGGACCTGACTCTGGCGGTGCCGGCGCTGGCCCGGGCCAAGGCCGTGCTCGACGACACCTCGGTGAGCCCGATCGCCGAGCCGGTGGGTAGCCGGATCTTCGGCGGCATGGACCGGGTGACGCACCGCCGGCCCGGGTGGGCGCTGGCGATCAGCATGTGCTCGACCCGCACCTCGTTCTACGAGCACGGCAACGGGGAGAACGTGCGCGGCTGGCACACCAGCAACGGCATGGTCTACACCTGGGGCGCCACCACTGGCAACGGCCAGTTCAGCGACGCGTTCTGGCCCACCGTCGACCCCTACCGGCTGCCCGGCACCACGGTGTCCCGCAAGCCGCTGCCGGACGCCGCGGGGCCGGCGTGGGGCGGGCTGATGCCGACCGCCCGCTGGGCCGGCGGGGCCACGGACGGCGAGTACGCCGTGGTTGGCCAGTCCTGCCAGGGAGCCCAGTCCACGCTGCAGGCCAAGAAGTCGTGGATCTGCCTGGACGACACCGTGATCTGCCTCGGGGCCGGCATCACCTCCACCGACGGCTACGCAGTGGAGTCGATCGTGGACAATCGCAATCTCGGTTCGGGTACCGGCACCCAGGCCTTCCTGGTCAACGGCACCGCCCAACTGACGACCGTGGGATCCAGCGGCACCTTCACGGCGACGAGCTGGGCCCACAACCCCTTCGCCGGGTACGTCTTCCCCGGCGGGGCGACGATCAAGGGTGTGCGGGAGGACAGGACAGGGGCCTGGCACGACATCAACGTGAACGGAGCCACCACCGCCCTGAGCCGCAAGTACCTCACCCTGTGGGTCGACCACGGGACCAACCCGACCAACGGTTCCTACGCCTACCAGTTGATGCCCGTCGCCACCAGCGCAGCCACCCAGGCCCGCGCCGCCGACCCGGGTTGGATGACCATTCTCAACAACACCCGCTACCAGCAGGCGGTCCAGATCCCCTCGAAGGGCGTGACCGCGATCAACTACTGGTCGGTGCCCCTCGGCCCGATCGGTGGCGTCATGGTCGACCAGCCGTGCGCGGTCCTGGTCCGGGTCACCGGGAACCAGGCCACCGTCTGCCTCGCCGACCCGCAGCAGAACGTCGGCGAGGTCACGCTCACCTGGAACCGGGCGGTCTCCGCGGTCACCAGCAGGGACTCGACGGTGACGGTCGTGTCGACCGGTGCGTCGCTCGTGCTGAAGGTCACCACGGCGGGCAGCGCTGGCGCCACCCACAAGGCCACCGTCACCCTGTCCTGA
- a CDS encoding LLM class flavin-dependent oxidoreductase produces MKFGISLVPDGSPETKDPKEYYDDVLRLCELSDAAGLEWVKMTEHYLHPYGGYCPDPLAFLAAVAVRTERIRLMTGGVIPVFHHPVILASRAAMIDVLSGGRLDLGFARGYLPYEHDTFAVPMAESHERYEAAVGAITRLLTEDRASEDTPFFSYTDAVALPRPVQDPIPLWSAAVRTEKSFLRLAELGHGLLATPMFKPLDLFRQHSELYRGAYAAAGHARPGQIAAGLPVFVAESDKEAQEVGDRLFQHYLDAWVDAANSWNDVESGSFAGYTDMGKRLGSMTATQWREFGSAFFGSPERVIDQIRAFQENSGGVDGIIAQVDFGAVSGEVMERSVRLFIDEVVPAVSDL; encoded by the coding sequence ATGAAGTTCGGCATTTCGCTCGTCCCCGACGGCAGCCCCGAGACCAAGGATCCCAAGGAGTACTACGACGACGTCCTGAGGCTGTGCGAGCTGTCGGACGCGGCTGGCCTGGAGTGGGTCAAGATGACCGAGCACTACCTGCACCCCTATGGCGGGTACTGCCCGGACCCGCTGGCCTTCCTCGCCGCGGTCGCGGTGCGCACGGAGCGGATCAGGCTGATGACCGGCGGCGTCATCCCCGTGTTCCACCACCCGGTCATCCTGGCCTCGCGCGCGGCGATGATCGACGTGCTCAGTGGCGGCCGGCTCGACTTGGGCTTCGCCCGGGGCTACCTGCCGTACGAGCACGACACGTTCGCGGTGCCGATGGCCGAGAGCCACGAGCGGTACGAGGCCGCGGTCGGCGCCATCACCCGGCTGCTGACCGAGGACCGGGCCAGCGAGGACACCCCCTTCTTCTCCTACACCGACGCGGTGGCCCTGCCCCGTCCGGTGCAGGACCCGATCCCGCTGTGGTCGGCCGCCGTGCGGACGGAGAAGAGTTTCCTGCGGCTCGCCGAGCTCGGGCACGGCCTGCTGGCCACGCCGATGTTCAAGCCGTTGGACCTGTTCCGGCAGCACAGCGAGCTCTACCGGGGCGCGTACGCCGCCGCCGGCCACGCCCGCCCCGGGCAGATCGCTGCCGGCCTGCCGGTGTTCGTCGCCGAGAGCGACAAGGAGGCCCAGGAGGTCGGTGACCGGCTCTTCCAGCACTACCTCGACGCCTGGGTGGACGCGGCGAACTCCTGGAACGACGTGGAGTCGGGCAGCTTCGCCGGATACACCGACATGGGCAAGCGGCTCGGCTCGATGACCGCGACGCAGTGGCGCGAGTTCGGTTCGGCGTTCTTCGGTTCCCCGGAGCGGGTCATCGACCAGATCCGCGCCTTCCAGGAGAACTCCGGTGGCGTGGACGGGATCATCGCCCAGGTCGACTTCGGCGCGGTGTCGGGCGAGGTCATGGAGCGCAGCGTGCGGCTGTTCATCGACGAGGTCGTACCGGCGGTCAGCGACCTGTGA
- a CDS encoding helix-turn-helix transcriptional regulator, with product MSYPRHPTAPGSTQTLTPDNLEASLVQARGFLDEALRVSRETRSTTDTYIEYHSQGWRTAARMLLRGVHREYVLASSGASVCTMEQLDLQSRLVGEMVARDIGVRHLFNPGALARPSVQKYAESVARRGAKVRVSTSKFQDTIIVDGRSAVVWGRNGVYDEQCLVIRGTVVLDGLHRLLNVVWDSASDLDTYQRWHDHESAELTVAIVGMLNAGYKDDAAARQLGMSVRTYRRHVAEILRRLGAGSRFQAGARAVQLGLLPA from the coding sequence TTGTCGTATCCAAGGCATCCGACAGCACCCGGATCCACGCAGACGCTCACGCCCGACAACCTCGAGGCTTCACTCGTCCAGGCACGGGGGTTCCTCGACGAGGCGCTCCGGGTCAGCCGGGAGACCCGCAGCACCACGGACACCTACATCGAGTACCACTCCCAGGGCTGGCGCACCGCGGCTCGGATGCTGCTCAGAGGCGTCCACCGGGAGTACGTGCTGGCGTCGTCCGGCGCCTCCGTCTGCACCATGGAACAGCTCGACCTGCAGAGCAGGTTGGTCGGCGAGATGGTGGCGAGGGACATCGGGGTTCGCCACCTGTTCAACCCCGGGGCGCTGGCCAGGCCCAGCGTCCAGAAGTACGCCGAGTCGGTGGCCCGACGCGGCGCGAAGGTCCGGGTGTCCACGAGCAAGTTCCAGGACACGATCATCGTCGACGGTCGGTCCGCGGTCGTCTGGGGCCGCAACGGGGTCTATGACGAACAGTGTCTCGTCATCCGCGGCACGGTGGTCCTCGACGGCCTGCACCGGCTGCTCAACGTGGTGTGGGACTCCGCCAGCGACCTGGACACATATCAGCGGTGGCACGACCACGAGTCGGCGGAACTGACCGTGGCCATCGTCGGCATGCTCAACGCCGGATACAAGGACGACGCGGCGGCCCGCCAGTTGGGCATGTCCGTGCGGACCTACCGGCGACACGTCGCCGAGATCCTCCGCCGGCTCGGGGCCGGTTCGAGGTTTCAGGCTGGTGCCCGGGCTGTGCAGTTGGGCCTGCTGCCGGCATGA
- a CDS encoding CE1759 family FMN reductase: MTVYRLAVVSAGASDPSSTRMLADRIARRVTALAGQRGHDTAVTVVDLRALASEITAALVSRIQGPKLRQAVAALGEADGIVVSTPVYAAGASGLLTSFFQILDSDLLIAKPVIVAATAGTARHSLVVDEQLRSLFAYLRALTVPTSVFAAPEDHNAPELGRRLDRAAFELVLLMESGFAQAVRDESWHTYQHEFGSAGGTEVSIDLDSDLMRLATGGSARESGGGDELPAVASSA, translated from the coding sequence ATGACCGTGTACCGCCTGGCCGTCGTCTCGGCCGGAGCCAGCGACCCGTCCTCGACCCGAATGCTCGCCGACCGGATCGCCCGGCGGGTCACCGCGCTCGCCGGGCAGCGCGGGCACGACACGGCGGTCACCGTCGTCGACCTGCGCGCACTGGCCAGCGAGATCACCGCGGCCCTGGTCTCCCGGATCCAGGGTCCGAAACTGCGGCAGGCCGTCGCCGCACTCGGCGAGGCGGACGGCATCGTCGTCAGCACCCCGGTCTACGCCGCCGGCGCCAGCGGCCTGTTGACGTCGTTCTTCCAGATCCTCGACAGCGACCTGCTCATCGCCAAGCCGGTGATCGTCGCCGCGACGGCCGGCACCGCCCGCCACTCGCTGGTCGTCGACGAGCAGCTGCGGTCCCTGTTCGCCTACCTGCGCGCCCTGACCGTGCCGACGTCGGTGTTCGCCGCGCCGGAGGACCACAACGCCCCGGAACTCGGCCGGCGACTCGACCGGGCCGCGTTCGAGCTGGTCCTGCTGATGGAGAGCGGTTTCGCCCAGGCGGTGCGCGACGAGTCCTGGCACACCTACCAGCACGAGTTCGGGAGCGCGGGCGGCACGGAGGTGTCCATCGATCTCGACTCCGACCTGATGCGGCTGGCCACGGGCGGATCGGCGCGAGAATCCGGTGGCGGCGACGAGCTGCCGGCCGTAGCTTCGTCGGCGTGA
- a CDS encoding DoxX family protein produces MNTQIDANPRSAPRQRPEARRKRSVLNGSLWLLQVLGGFFFAGSGFGKVLLYDNALYAAAPRAVAWYAAVPQPLIVFIGLVEVLGGIGLILPTMTRVLPRLTPLAGAGLALTMALAAGFHVLRGEFALVPATLILGAIAACVAVGRHCREPVEPGPLTTARVLASCAVVTALILLVFAPTWYTMTHTRF; encoded by the coding sequence ATGAACACCCAGATCGACGCGAATCCGCGAAGCGCCCCCCGGCAGCGGCCCGAGGCCCGCCGGAAGCGCTCCGTCCTGAACGGCTCGCTCTGGCTACTCCAGGTACTGGGCGGCTTCTTCTTCGCCGGCAGCGGCTTCGGCAAGGTCCTGCTCTACGACAACGCCCTCTACGCCGCAGCACCCCGGGCCGTCGCCTGGTACGCGGCGGTCCCCCAGCCCCTGATCGTGTTCATCGGCCTCGTCGAGGTACTCGGCGGGATCGGCCTGATCCTGCCGACGATGACCAGAGTCCTGCCGAGGCTGACACCGCTCGCCGGCGCGGGCCTCGCACTGACAATGGCCCTCGCGGCCGGCTTCCACGTCCTGCGCGGCGAGTTCGCACTGGTGCCCGCCACCCTCATCCTGGGTGCCATAGCGGCATGCGTCGCGGTCGGACGGCACTGCCGCGAACCCGTCGAACCCGGGCCGCTCACCACCGCCCGTGTCCTCGCCTCGTGCGCGGTCGTCACAGCGCTGATCCTGCTGGTGTTCGCCCCGACCTGGTACACGATGACACACACCCGGTTCTGA
- a CDS encoding SDR family NAD(P)-dependent oxidoreductase gives MTQRVAVVTGAGRGLGRAIARKLAAREYHVVAVDVAAEAADAVAGECGGTAVSGSVAEQDTWREVVDRAGRIDLLVNNAGVWEYTTLADTTAEQFHRVMGVNVLGTLLGTQACAPVIARQGGGAIVNLTSVVGHVVRPAFGIYPASKAAIVALTKQAALEYAAQGIRVNAVGPGMTRTEGTDGAFGATGDEEAALGRLVPLGRLGEPDDVADVVTFLASDDARYVSGQVLYVDGAVGEAAWRLLGAARARQ, from the coding sequence ATGACCCAACGAGTAGCGGTGGTGACCGGTGCCGGCAGGGGCCTCGGGCGGGCGATAGCCCGAAAGCTCGCGGCACGGGAGTACCACGTCGTGGCCGTCGACGTCGCGGCGGAGGCGGCCGACGCCGTCGCGGGGGAGTGCGGCGGGACCGCGGTGTCCGGCAGCGTCGCCGAGCAGGACACCTGGCGGGAGGTGGTCGACCGGGCCGGCCGGATCGACCTGCTGGTGAACAACGCCGGGGTGTGGGAGTACACCACGCTCGCCGACACCACGGCCGAGCAGTTCCACCGGGTGATGGGCGTCAACGTACTGGGCACGCTGCTGGGCACCCAGGCGTGCGCGCCGGTGATCGCCCGACAGGGTGGCGGAGCGATCGTCAACCTCACCTCCGTGGTCGGCCACGTGGTGCGGCCGGCGTTCGGCATCTATCCGGCGTCCAAGGCCGCGATCGTGGCGCTGACCAAGCAGGCGGCCCTGGAGTACGCGGCCCAGGGCATCCGGGTCAACGCCGTCGGGCCGGGCATGACCCGCACGGAGGGCACCGACGGGGCGTTCGGGGCCACCGGGGACGAGGAGGCGGCGCTGGGCCGGCTCGTCCCCCTGGGCAGGCTCGGCGAACCGGACGACGTGGCCGACGTCGTGACCTTCCTGGCCTCCGACGACGCGCGCTACGTCTCCGGACAGGTCCTCTACGTGGACGGCGCCGTGGGCGAGGCCGCCTGGCGGCTGCTGGGCGCGGCCCGAGCACGACAGTAA
- a CDS encoding NAD(P)/FAD-dependent oxidoreductase produces the protein METPNIPPAEGSAMYDAIVVGARCAGSPTAMLLARRGYRVLLVDKATFPSDAISTHYLHYPAIARLDRWNLLDRVLKTGAPVIDRITWGMGDVYITGTAPEWDGKRFAVAPRRKVLDKILLDAAVEAGAELHEGFTVEEILRDGDRAVGIRGRERDGTEVVAHAPIVIGADGIHSLVASTFQPAEQSGTPPLTAVWYTYWQGTDVDHLIFTRLDGRELFLVPTNDDCVNVMVGWREHEFHEFRKDIEGNYHATLDLFPELAARVRKGRQVEPFYGTKQTRQWMRHPYGPGWVLVGDAGYHKDPIAGIGISDAFRQVEVLVEAVDDGLSGRRDMAEALAGYHAWRDESFSEVFEYYHRAATLDMLPPEMLQVIDSLRYDETERDRFMGIVGGFTSFKEFFSPENCQRILARAAEAGGLRETGGRTADSAWGDWTPGQSR, from the coding sequence GTGGAGACTCCGAACATCCCACCGGCGGAAGGCAGCGCCATGTACGACGCCATTGTTGTGGGGGCGCGTTGCGCGGGATCGCCCACCGCGATGCTCCTCGCGCGCAGGGGCTACCGGGTTCTGCTCGTCGACAAGGCGACGTTCCCCAGCGACGCGATCTCCACCCACTACCTGCACTATCCGGCGATCGCACGGCTCGATCGCTGGAATCTCCTCGACCGGGTGCTCAAGACCGGCGCCCCGGTGATCGACCGGATCACATGGGGCATGGGCGACGTCTACATCACGGGCACCGCACCGGAATGGGACGGCAAGCGGTTCGCGGTCGCCCCCCGACGCAAGGTGCTGGACAAGATCCTGCTCGACGCGGCCGTCGAGGCCGGCGCCGAGCTGCACGAGGGCTTCACGGTGGAGGAGATCCTCCGCGACGGGGACCGGGCCGTCGGCATACGCGGCCGCGAACGCGACGGCACCGAGGTGGTCGCGCACGCGCCTATCGTGATCGGGGCGGACGGGATCCACTCCCTGGTGGCGTCGACGTTCCAGCCGGCGGAGCAGTCGGGGACGCCGCCGTTGACGGCGGTCTGGTACACGTACTGGCAGGGCACGGACGTCGACCACCTGATCTTCACCAGGCTCGACGGCCGCGAGTTGTTCCTGGTGCCCACCAATGACGACTGCGTCAACGTGATGGTCGGCTGGCGCGAACACGAGTTCCACGAGTTCCGCAAGGACATCGAGGGCAACTACCACGCGACCCTGGACCTGTTCCCCGAGCTCGCCGCGCGGGTGCGCAAGGGCCGGCAGGTCGAACCCTTCTACGGCACCAAGCAAACCCGGCAGTGGATGCGCCATCCGTACGGGCCCGGCTGGGTGCTCGTCGGTGACGCCGGCTACCACAAGGACCCGATCGCCGGCATCGGGATCAGCGACGCCTTCCGGCAGGTCGAGGTGCTGGTGGAGGCCGTCGACGACGGGCTGTCGGGGCGCCGGGACATGGCCGAGGCGCTGGCCGGCTACCACGCCTGGCGCGACGAGTCGTTCAGCGAGGTCTTCGAGTACTACCACCGGGCCGCGACCCTGGACATGCTCCCGCCGGAGATGCTCCAGGTGATCGACAGCCTGCGCTACGACGAGACCGAGCGGGACCGGTTCATGGGCATCGTGGGCGGGTTCACCTCGTTCAAGGAGTTCTTCAGCCCGGAGAACTGCCAGCGCATCCTCGCGCGGGCGGCCGAGGCGGGCGGACTGCGGGAGACGGGTGGCCGGACCGCCGACTCGGCATGGGGCGACTGGACCCCCGGACAGAGCCGCTAG
- a CDS encoding flavin reductase family protein has product MTVRPHPLPQVGRSAPSPDLGLAAAFRDAMACLAAPVTIVTTVDVHDTPWGFTASAVCSLSLDPPLLLVSIARSSSCFETFRTAPRFVVNVLGAEHRELAARFAQHGADRFAAAEFRRADGTRLPYLPDATAVVHCATDDRLDGGDHLMLVGRVLTASARAGQPLVWHQRAFGTLG; this is encoded by the coding sequence GTGACCGTCCGGCCGCATCCTCTGCCCCAGGTCGGGCGGTCCGCACCGTCGCCCGACCTGGGGCTGGCCGCGGCTTTCCGGGACGCCATGGCGTGCCTCGCCGCGCCCGTCACCATCGTGACGACCGTCGACGTGCACGACACTCCGTGGGGATTCACCGCGAGCGCCGTGTGCTCGTTGTCGCTGGACCCGCCGCTGCTCCTGGTCAGCATCGCCCGGAGCTCGAGCTGTTTTGAGACCTTCAGGACCGCGCCGCGGTTCGTCGTCAACGTCCTCGGCGCCGAGCACCGGGAGCTGGCCGCCCGGTTCGCCCAGCACGGCGCGGACCGGTTCGCCGCCGCCGAGTTCCGGCGGGCCGACGGGACCCGGCTGCCCTACCTGCCCGACGCGACGGCGGTGGTGCACTGCGCCACGGACGACCGCCTCGACGGCGGGGACCATCTGATGCTGGTCGGCCGGGTCCTGACCGCGAGTGCCCGTGCGGGTCAGCCACTCGTGTGGCACCAGCGGGCGTTCGGCACGCTGGGCTGA
- a CDS encoding SIR2 family NAD-dependent protein deacylase yields the protein MTAHRTMIAVMTGAGISTDSGIPDYRGPGGLWRQDPAAAELVTLGPYLADPDVRRRAWRMRLDVGAHAARPNAGHLALAELERSGLPIRVLTQNVDGLHQRSGLPPHKVLELHGTATQVRCARCQVHSGMTEALDRVVAGEDDPACRACGGVLRPCTVMFGEPLDSTVIEQAEIIAQACDVFLAIGSSLQVYPAAALPLIAVRGGARLIVVNAEPTPYDELAAEVVREPISAALPALVRRLVAGV from the coding sequence GTGACCGCTCACCGCACCATGATCGCCGTGATGACCGGGGCCGGTATCTCCACCGACTCCGGCATCCCCGACTACCGCGGCCCGGGTGGCCTCTGGCGACAGGACCCGGCCGCGGCGGAACTCGTCACCCTCGGCCCCTACCTGGCCGACCCGGACGTCCGGCGACGCGCCTGGCGGATGCGGCTCGACGTCGGCGCGCACGCCGCGCGACCCAACGCCGGACACCTCGCCCTCGCCGAACTGGAACGCAGCGGACTGCCGATCCGGGTACTCACCCAGAACGTGGACGGCCTGCACCAGCGCTCCGGGCTGCCCCCACACAAGGTGCTCGAGCTGCACGGCACCGCCACCCAGGTGCGGTGCGCGCGGTGCCAGGTCCACAGCGGAATGACCGAGGCGCTCGACCGGGTCGTCGCGGGAGAGGACGATCCGGCGTGCCGTGCGTGTGGCGGCGTGTTGCGGCCCTGCACGGTGATGTTCGGCGAGCCGCTCGACTCGACGGTCATCGAGCAGGCCGAGATCATCGCCCAGGCGTGCGACGTGTTCCTCGCGATCGGCAGCAGCCTGCAGGTGTACCCGGCGGCGGCCCTGCCGTTGATCGCGGTGAGAGGCGGCGCCCGGCTGATCGTCGTCAACGCCGAGCCCACCCCGTACGACGAGCTCGCCGCCGAGGTGGTCCGCGAGCCGATCTCCGCAGCCCTCCCCGCCCTGGTCCGACGCCTCGTCGCCGGCGTCTGA